The proteins below come from a single Lodderomyces elongisporus chromosome 3, complete sequence genomic window:
- the NPR3 gene encoding Nitrogen permease regulator 3: MSRNLPNPSLVGILFVVSTHSGPQLLYKYPHNLTDRVFSSVPRKHAGTEDGMQHLVRDDKDDDDDDELYEYNEDEDPESGDLLFFDKDGTSRDRSGINVISDTNHSQYYYGTKLELKRTLDEGRALRRATPHKHNHNRLNTEHPKRNEHSQGSKSRRSIRNTDTTQDDNYQKQKGQQEGREKKDKDKEKEKEKDAEEKGDVSEPHSAVDTFSIADDIFGMAPGYLCEMLSPPRQMCNTRYEVTIQDKIFLGLPIHQHADGTWTNARSSKRSQSGRSNSLHFENLTSSTEAQLASTTAQSLTMFHLVFIMNPPATECSYRIDEMFQHVASRTSLGLRLAQQKHNYVGNQMKAIQRAREQECKEVDLDKTLSLCKLIKECYLAISTSRIANLEIDGKQVVCQIPTKYEFDSLPEPSVPYIPRSFLSSSIHSFGMWDRSNIEQQKLDDDFLQESIMCFALLLLAEPHNILQDMNIVTNSPFGKFIMSLHPSESLLKFCSKNSQHFEPSEVKSYALHLIYWKKARAIQPLSSRSVYVASPMASLTTKLFEDIYRFKARFPMSPSLPQFLKLLSPQLKKPQQFASIIPSRDHRASYFEALAWLIRFGYVNQQLTFVWLKIPKNLRVKVEEDMENEDALLKRNKDRVFGEKSQTTDNTSKTMAVQESPHNNDITTTRDTKISNNRNNGSDFDTDADANVNVNSDANTSTNAAVANTAAGSVDARKDSLINATTETTESQTERLKKQLTLSVVDDEDTIILEPGRASTLERRWINEIISVCKLSHDLIAIFYKLLKFMNGKTP, from the coding sequence ATGAGCCGGAACCTTCCGAATCCCAGTTTGGTTGGTATCCTTTTCGTGGTCTCGACACATAGCGGGCCGCAACTACTATATAAATACCCACATAATTTGACGGACCGAGTGTTCTCACTGGTACCAAGGAAACATGCGGGCACTGAGGATGGCATGCAACATCTAGTAAGGGACGACAaggatgacgatgacgatgatgagcTTTACGAGTACAACGAGGATGAAGATCCAGAGAGTGGCGATTTGTTATTCTTTGACAAGGATGGTACGAGTCGAGACCGCAGCGGTATCAATGTCATTTCCGATACCAACCACTCCCAGTACTATTATGGGACCAAACTAGAGTTGAAAAGAACCTTAGATGAAGGAAGAGCACTACGAAGAGCGACGCCGCACAAGCATAACCACAATAGGTTGAATACCGAACATCCCAAGAGGAACGAACACAGTCAGGGAAGCAAAAGCCGTCGAAGCATACGTAATACTGATACAACGCAGGATGATAattatcaaaaacaaaagggcCAACAAGAAGGGAGGGAGAAAaaggacaaggacaaggaaaaggaaaaggaaaaggatgCAGAGGAAAAAGGCGATGTTTCTGAGCCTCACTCTGCTGTTGATACTTTCAGTATAGCTGATGACATTTTTGGAATGGCCCCAGGCTATCTCTGTGAAATGTTATCACCCCCAAGGCAAATGTGTAATACACGTTATGAAGTCACAATACAAGACAAAATCTTTCTTGGGTTACCCATCCATCAGCATGCAGATGGAACATGGACAAACGCTCGAAGTTCCAAGCGCTCTCAGTCGGGCAGGAGCAATTCTTTGCACTTTGAAAATTTAACCTCAAGTACTGAGGCACAACTAGCATCAACCACGGCACAAAGTTTAACGATGTTCCATCTTGTGTTTATCATGAACCCACCAGCTACAGAATGCAGCTATAGAATCGATGAAATGTTTCAACACGTTGCGTCAAGAACCTCACTAGGGTTGAGACTCGCGCAACAGAAACATAATTATGTTGGCAACCAAATGAAAGCCATCCAGAGGGCGCGGGAGCAGGAATGCAAGGAAGTGGATTTGGATAAAACATTGTCGTTGTGCAAACTAATTAAAGAGTGTTATCTCGCAATCAGCACATCACGAATAGCAAATTTAGAGATAGACGGCAAGCAAGTGGTTTGCCAAATACCTACAAAATATGAGTTTGACTCGCTCCCTGAACCTTCTGTGCCATATATTCCGCGGTCATTCCTATCCTCCAGTATTCACTCATTTGGCATGTGGGATCGATCAAATATTGAGCAACAAAAGCTTGACGACGATTTTTTACAGGAATCAATAATGTGCTTTGCTTTATTGCTACTTGCGGAACCTCATAATATACTTCAGGATATGAATATTGTCACCAACTCACCGTTTGGAAAATTTATCATGCTGTTACATCCTTCGGAATCTTTGCTCAAGTTTTGTTCCAAAAACTCACAGCATTTCGAACCGAGCGAGGTTAAGTCATATGCTTTGCATTTGATCTATTGGAAAAAAGCAAGGGCAATACAACCACTTTCGTCGAGGTCTGTTTACGTGGCTTCACCTATGGCTTCGTTGACTACAAAATTGTTTGAAGATATATATCGTTTCAAGGCCAGATTCCCAATGTCGCCTTCTTTGCCTCAATTCTTGAAGCTTCTCTCGCCCCAGCTCAAGAAACCACAACAGTTTGCTTCGATCATACCTTCTCGGGACCACCGCGCCAGTTATTTTGAAGCTCTAGCCTGGCTCATTCGCTTTGGATATGTGAACCAGCAGCTAACATTTGTGTGGCTCAAAATTCCCAAAAACTTACGAGTCAAGGTGGAAGAAGATATGGAAAATGAGGACGCTTTGCTCAAACGAAACAAGGACAGAGTCTTTGGTGAAAAAAGTCAGACAACGGATAATACCTCGAAAACCATGGCGGTACAAGAGTCTCCGCATAACAATGATATTACGACTACTAGGGATACCAAGATTAGTAACAATCGCAATAATGGCTCTGATTTCGATactgatgctgatgctaATGTTAATGTTAATTCTGATGCCAATACTAGTACTAATGCTGCAGTAGCAAATACTGCCGCAGGTCTGGTTGATGCAAGAAAAGACTCGTTGATAAATGCTACGACAGAAACAACAGAGTCTCAGACGGAACGGTTAAAAAAGCAACTCACCTTGAGCGTTGTTGACGACGAGGACACCATCATATTAGAGCCAGGTAGAGCAAGCACTTTGGAACGAAGATGGATTAATGAGATAATTTCCGTGTGTAAATTATCACACGACTTGATTGCAATTTTTtacaaattgttgaaatttaTGAATGGAAAGACCCCTTAG
- the PRP8 gene encoding pre-mRNA-splicing factor 8 (BUSCO:EOG092600NM), translating into MSRKNSSRPAPPPPPPHPRPKPPPPPPPPSRPSVSAPVPPSLGQPPAKKRSTGPNAEDSAGPSPPPTIARNTGSTSTSSKHHPSPSGSVHLQTSSSSSSSSLPSHKYKPSNTPIPPPPPPPSAVAAQRREKYSPLLNSSNNGNHNHVLSTKAVGVASSKVVKTKVSENELQSRRRKWNNVQKRRFQNSNMQASNQNGFTRPMEMPPQHLRKIISDHADMTSSKVTSDKRSHLGSLKYLPHALFKLLENIPHPWESSKEVKVLYHRTGAITFVDQSPRVIEPVYIAQWATVWELMRKEKRDRKHFKRMQFPPLDDEEKFLSWIENFDDADLPDAIQSTELEADQFVGDWIYDEKPLIEENEIVSGSSYRKWRLDSSTMSRLFQLSRPLLLGSSDNYDVNELITAKSLNVAVRDGPKFEALYKKQIQSMDDDYSDLNSLDSVIVRHPVKSEQRVDFPYVYNSFVKRVRTSPFQQQVISVDGRETFEGASVNGYGFNSQLNPVKARKVRSKSTVAIRDKPEAIKVEEVKAPVVPFSKTFGDFSKSEIHTLNAGLSLVSAPYPFCYRTGRTKRAEDVPLTKRWNSNLRQYNKGPVPLKTRISYQKLLKNRVLNHLRHSKQKKAKRASRSTLLKKLKSTKYFQQTNIDWVEAGIQVCQQGFEMLNLLLHKRGLTYLHLDYNFNLKPTKTLTTKERKKSRFGNAFHLIRELLRAIKMIVDAHIQFRLGNADAYQLADGLNYIFNHIGQLTGIYRYKYKVMHQIRQCKDYKHIIYHRFNKVIGKGPGCGFWQPSWKVWIFFLRGMIPLLERWLGNLIVRQFEGRRYNDYAKTITKQRVDSYYDLELRAQVMHDILEIIPEGMKQSKSKTILQHLSEAWRCWKANIPWIVPGLPEPIKNIIERYIKAKAEGWISVTHYNRERIKKGTHVEKTVVKKNLGRMTRLWVKREHNRQEDFGRQGPAISPDEAVKVFQTAVEWLERRNFSPIPFPPVSYKHDTKILLLALENLKSTFNANAKLNTSQREELALIEQAFDNPNECLARIKKQILTQRIFKEVGLDMMDFYDSIIPSYEVDPLEKIADAYLDQYLWYEADKRNLFPNWIKPADDEIPQLTVYKWCHGINNLNDVWSTSNGESVVMMELTLREILENVDLTLLNRLLRLVVDTNIADYMTSKNNVNIRYKDMNYVNQQGVVRGIQFASFLYQFYGLVMDLLILGTERASELAGPVQNPNSFLQFHSRESEISSPIRLYTRNLDKVHICFKFTNEESSALVRDMEPYFHDLVGYNTKRCWPKDSRMRLMRHDVNLGKAVFNEICSRVPHSLSTITWKDTFISVYSKDNPNLLFQMNGFEVRILPNFRAHESSTTKATQENTWDLIDLSTNERTARAHLQVSEESMDHFRNRIRQILMSSGSSPFTKVAAKWNTALIALVTYFREAAVATPALLELLIKCETKVQNRVKMGLNSKMPARFPPAVFYTPKELGGLGMLSASHVLVPEADLKWSRQTDTGIAHFKAGMSHEEEKMIPTIFRYIPTWENEFLDSRRVWAEYAIKREEALSQNRRLTFEDMEENWDRGIPRISTLFQKDRHTLAYDKGHRVRKKLRHYTNGRFNPFWWTNGSHDGKLWNLNAYRADVIQALGGVETILEHTLFKGTGFDSWEGLFWEKSSGFEDSLKFKKLTNAQRSGLSQIPNRRFTLWWSPTINRANVYVGFLVQLDLTGIFLHGKIPTLKISLIQLFRAHLWQKIHESVVQDLCQVFDKEQEVLSIESVEKQAIHPRKSYRMSSSTADIVFTSTYKWNVSKPSSLNDKDDTTVLSTRKFWIDVQLRYGDYDSHDISRYARSKYLDYTTDGTSSYPSPTGIIIAIDLAYNMYDAYGNWFPGLKILVKNAMREIMKANPALYVLRERIRKGLQLYHAQPTEAFLNSNNYAELFNNDTQLFVDDTNVYRVTVHKTLEGNLATKPINGCVFILNPKTGQLFLRVIHTSVWAGQKRLSQLAKWKAAEEVTALLKSLPREEQPKQLVVARKGMMDPLEVHMLDFPNISIRRSELHLPFAAVLKIEKLSDVVLRANEPQMFLFNFYDDWLKSISPYTAFSRTILILRALTIDATNATDILWAPNDEYRESHIWPTLSDAQWVDRESRLRDLILEDYASKYDIDVKTLTQSEIRDLILGQDIRAASFRRQQIANMENSSGQDEVSKNLTAVKSTTTNIHGENIVTVTTTNYEQTTFSSKNEWRNRALASNALASHAPAITVSSNEFSDDDAFTYIVPKNVLQLLVQISDLRIQVGAYLYGKSPADHPDIKEIKCIALVPQLGSSNSIKLSQRKPEAEGYLQEQNLELLGWIHTSSERLDYMSPNDITLSARISEVYDPHYICMTASFSPGSIHVVGYEMTPEGFAWGKSNSDMISEKPAGFSEEFSKKSQLLISDKIVGTYMVPEDEIWNYFFMGSLFNETHSYAMKVDKPLSFYDALHRPVHFTTFSRLDATKEEEANQEDQFA; encoded by the coding sequence ATGAGTCGCAAGAATTCGTCACGACCtgctcctcctcctcctcctcctcacCCAAGGCCCAAACCACCTCCAccgccaccaccaccttCACGGCCACTGGTTTCAGCACCGGTGCCACCTTCTTTGGGTCAGCCTCCAGCAAAAAAGCGACTGACGGGTCCCAACGCAGAAGATTCTGCAGGGCCATCCCCACCGCCTACTATTGCTCGAAATACAGGGTcgacatcaacatcatccaAGCATCATCCGCTGCCGTCTGGTTCTGTTCACCTTCagacatcatcatcatcatcatcatcatctttacCATCTCACAAGTATAAACCATCGAACACACCAATACCGCCGCCACCTCCGCCACCTTCTGCAGTCGCAGCTCAACGTCGAGAAAAATATAGTCCTCTTTTGAATAGCAGCAATAACGGCAACCATAATCATGTGCTTTCCACGAAAGCAGTTGGTGTTGCAAGCTCAAAAGTGGTAAAAACGAAAGTATCTGAAAATGAGCTACAGAGTAGAAGGCGCAAATGGAACAATGTGCAAAAACGACGTTTCCAAAACTCAAACATGCAAGCCAGCAACCAAAATGGGTTCACTAGGCCTATGGAGATGCCTCCACAGCATTTACGAAAGATTATTTCGGACCATGCAGATATGACACTGCTGAAAGTCACTTCAGATAAACGCTCGCACTTGGGTTCATTAAAATACTTACCTCATGCTCTTTTTAAGCTTTTGGAGAATATACCTCATCCCTGGGAACTGTCCAAAGAGGTCAAGGTTTTGTACCATCGGACGGGTGCTATAACCTTTGTTGATCAGTCACCAAGGGTCATTGAGCCAGTGTATATTGCACAATGGGCTACAGTATGGGAACTCATGcggaaagagaagagagatCGAAAGCATTTCAAGCGTATGCAATTTCCACCTCTCgatgacgaagaaaaatttttgaGTTGGATCGAAAACTTTGATGATGCTGACTTGCCAGATGCTATACAGTCAACCGAGTTAGAAGCAGATCAATTTGTTGGAGATTGGATTTACGATGAGAAACCGTTGATTGAGGAAAATGAGATTGTGAGTGGAAGCTCCTATCGGAAGTGGCGGTTGGATAGTTCGACAATGAGCCGGTTATTTCAACTCTCTCGGCCACTTTTGTTGGGGTCTAGTGATAACTATGATGTTAATGAGCTAATAACGGCAAAGAGTCTCAATGTTGCTGTACGTGATGGTCCTAAATTTGAAGCATTATACAAGAAGCAGATCCAAAGTATGGATGATGATTATTCTGACCTCAATTCACTTGATAGTGTAATTGTTCGACACCCCGTGAAATCTGAGCAGAGGGTTGATTTTCCATATGTGTACAATTCGTTTGTCAAACGGGTAAGAACAAGTCCCTTCCAACAGCAAGTAATTTCTGTTGATGGTAGAGAAACTTTTGAAGGCGCAAGTGTCAACGGCTATGGGTTCAATTCACAATTGAACCCTGTTAAAGCGCGAAAAGTTAGAAGTAAAAGCACGGTTGCAATCAGAGACAAACCAGAGGCTATTAAAGTCGAAGAAGTGAAAGCACCAGTTGTTCCATTCTCCAAGACTTTTGGtgatttttccaaatccGAAATACACACATTAAATGCTGGTTTGTCGTTGGTTTCGGCTCCTTATCCATTTTGCTACCGTACAGGACGTACTAAACGAGCCGAAGATGTGCCCTTGACCAAGCGATGGAATCTGAATTTGCGGCAATATAATAAGGGACCGGTTCCCCTCAAGACCCGCATTTCGTATCAAAAATTATTGAAGAACCGTGTCTTAAACCACTTGCGACATctgaagcaaaagaaagcaaagcGTGCATCTCGGAGTACATTGctcaaaaaattgaagcTGACAAAATATTtccaacaaacaaacattgACTGGGTCGAGGCAGGGATCCAGGTTTGCCAGCAAGGATTTGAAATGCTCAATTTATTACTCCACAAACGTGGCTTGACTTATTTGCACTTGGACTACAACTTCAATTTGAAACCCACAAAGACCTTGACaacaaaggaaaggaagaagtCGAGATTTGGTAATGCTTTCCACTTGATTCGTGAGCTTTTAAGAGCTATAAAAATGATTGTAGATGCTCATATCCAGTTTCGGTTGGGTAACGCCGATGCTTACCAATTGGCTGACGGCTTAAATTACATTTTCAACCACATTGGACAGCTCACCGGTATCTATagatacaaatacaaagtgATGCACCAGATAAGACAGTGCAAAGACTACAAACACATTATCTACCACCGCTTTAATAAAGTGATTGGGAAGGGACCCGGGTGTGGGTTCTGGCAACCTTCGTGGAAGGTTTggattttctttcttcgaGGTATGATTCCACTACTCGAGAGATGGTTGGGTAATCTAATTGTGAGGCAGTTTGAAGGAAGACGGTACAATGATTATGCTAAAACgattacaaaacaaagggTTGACTCCTACTACGATTTGGAACTAAGAGCACAAGTTATGCATGATATCTTGGAAATCATACCTGAGGGTATGAAGCAGAGTAAATCAAAGACTATTTTGCAACATTTGAGTGAAGCTTGGCGGTGTTGGAAGGCGAATATTCCATGGATTGTGCCTGGATTACCGGAGCCAATCAAGAATATAATCGAACGATACATCAAAGCCAAAGCAGAGGGTTGGATATCTGTTACACATTACAACCGTGAGCGGATCAAGAAGGGAACCCATGTTGAAAAAACAGTtgtgaagaagaatttgGGAAGAATGACGCGATTATGGGTAAAGAGAGAACACAATAGGCAAGAGGATTTTGGAAGACAAGGTCCTGCTATTTCTCCAGATGAAGCCGTAAAGGTGTTCCAGACGGCGGTGGAGTGGCTCGAAAGACGCAACTTTAGTCCCATACCGTTTCCGCCTGTTTCTTATAAGCATGACACCAAGATTTTGCTTTTGGCATTGGAGAATTTGAAGTCGACATTCAACGCAAATGCAAAGTTGAATACTCTGCAACGAGAAGAGTTGGCGTTGATTGAGCAGGCATTTGACAACCCAAATGAATGTTTGGCTCGGATCAAGAAACAGATCTTGACCCAGAGGATATTCAAAGAGGTGGGATTGGATATGATGGATTTTTATGACTCAATAATTCCATCGTATGAAGTAGATCCTTTAGAGAAAATAGCTGATGCATATTTAGACCAGTATTTGTGGTATGAAGCGGATAAGAGGAATTTGTTCCCCAACTGGATTAAACCAGCGGACGACGAGATACCACAATTGACTGTATACAAGTGGTGCCACGGTATTAACAACTTGAATGACGTTTGGAGCACTTCGAATGGAGAAAGCGTTGTGATGATGGAGTTGACGTTGCGAgagattttggaaaatgttGATCTTACGTTATTAAACAGGTTGCTCCGGTTAGTGGTTGACACAAATATTGCAGACTATATGACATCCAAAAACAATGTCAATATTAGGTACAAGGACATGAACTATGTCAACCAACAAGGTGTAGTTCGAGGTATTCAGTTTGCGTCATTTTTATATCAATTTTATGGATTAGTTATGGATTTGCTTATACTAGGCACAGAAAGAGCATCTGAATTGGCTGGTCCTGTTCAGAATCCAAACAGCTTTTTACAGTTTCATAGTCGGGAGAGTGAAATAAGCTCTCCGATTAGACTCTATACTAGAAATTTGGACAAAGTCCATATATGTTTCAAGTTCACCAATGAGGAGTCGTCTGCACTTGTGCGCGATATGGAGCCGTATTTTCATGACCTCGTTGGTTATAACACTAAACGATGCTGGCCAAAGGATTCTCGAATGCGGTTAATGAGACATGATGTCAACTTGGGTAAGGCGGTGTTCAATGAGATATGTCTGCGTGTGCCCCATTCGTTGAGCACTATAACGTGGAAGGATACGTTTATTTCTGTTTATTCTAAGGACAATCCAAATTTGTTGTTCCAAATGAATGGATTTGAAGTGAGAATCTTACCCAATTTTAGAGCCCATGAATCTAGCACAACCAAAGCAACTCAAGAAAATACTTGGGACTTGATTGACCTCAGCACTAATGAAAGAACCGCTAGAGCCCATTTGCAGGTATCGGAAGAGTCGATGGACCATTTTAGAAATAGGATTAGGCAGATCTTGATGTCTTCGGGTTCAAGCCCATTTACAAAAGTGGCAGCCAAATGGAATACAGCGCTTATTGCGCTCGTGACGTATTTTAGAGAAGCTGCAGTTGCGACTCCTGCGCTTTTGGAGTTGCTTATCAAGTGCGAGACCAAAGTGCAAAATAGGGTCAAGATGGGACTCAACTCCAAAATGCCAGCAAGGTTTCCGCCAGCAGTGTTCTACACTCCCAAAGAGTTGGGTGGTTTGGGTATGCTTAGTGCTTCTCACGTCTTGGTACCTGAAGCGGACCTCAAGTGGTCTAGGCAAACGGATACAGGAATTGCGCATTTTAAAGCAGGAATGTCTCacgaagaggaaaagatgATACCGACTATTTTCAGATACATTCCAACTTGGGAAAATGAGTTTCTAGATTCTAGACGAGTTTGGGCCGAGTATGCAATCAAACGTGAGGAAGCTTTGTCACAGAACCGAAGATTAACATTTGAAGATATGGAGGAGAACTGGGATAGAGGTATACCACGAATTAGTACCTTGTTCCAGAAAGATAGACACACTTTGGCTTACGATAAGGGCCATCGTGTTAGGAAGAAACTTAGACACTATACTAATGGACGATTCAATCCTTTCTGGTGGACAAACGGAAGCCACGATGGTAAGTTGTGGAATCTCAACGCCTATCGTGCAGATGTCATTCAAGCCTTAGGAGGAGTCGAGACCATTTTGGAACACACTTTATTCAAAGGTACTGGCTTCGACTCCTGGGAGGGCCTCTTTTGGGAAAAATCCTCTGGATTTGAAGATTCCttaaaattcaaaaagttGACGAATGCACAAAGATCGGGTTTAAGTCAAATTCCAAATAGACGTTTCACATTGTGGTGGTCTCCAACAATCAATCGTGCTAATGTTTATGTTGGATTCTTGGTGCAACTAGACCTTACTGGTATTTTTCTACATGGAAAAATTCCAACCTTGAAGATATCATTAATTCAATTATTCAGAGCACATCTCTGGCAAAAAATCCATGAAAGTGTTGTGCAAGATTTGTGTCAAGTGTTTGACAAAGAGCAAGAAGTATTGCTGATTGAGCTGGTTGAAAAGCAGGCTATCCATCCTAGGAAATCGTATCGAATGAGCTCTTCCACGGCTGATATTGTCTTTACCAGTACCTACAAATGGAATGTGTCGAAACCTTCGTCTTTAAATGACAAGGACGACACAACGGTTTTGTCCACTCGTAAATTCTGGATTGATGTTCAATTGAGGTATGGTGATTACGATAGTCATGATATCTCGCGATATGCAAGATCGAAATATCTAGATTATACGACCGATGGAACTAGTTCGTACCCATCGCCAACAGGTATAATCATTGCAATCGACTTGGCTTATAACATGTATGATGCATACGGAAACTGGTTTCCTGGTTTGAAGATTTTGGTGAAAAACGCCATGAGAGAGATCATGAAGGCAAATCCGGCACTATACGTTTTGAGAGAGCGTATTAGAAAAGGGTTGCAGTTGTACCACGCACAGCCTACTGAAGCTTTCTTGAATTCTAATAATTATGCCGAATTGTTCAACAACGATACGCAATTGTTTGTTGATGACACAAATGTGTACCGTGTCACTGTTCATAAAACATTGGAAGGTAATTTGGCAACCAAACCTATAAATGGTTGTGTGTTTATCCTTAATCCAAAAACGGGTCAGTTGTTTTTGCGAGTTATACACACCTCGGTATGGGCTGGACAAAAGCGATTGAGTCAACTTGCCAAATGGAAGGCTGCAGAAGAAGTCACTGCATTGCTCAAGTCGTTGCCCCGTGAGGAACAACCGAAACAGTTGGTTGTTGCTCGAAAAGGAATGATGGATCCACTTGAAGTGCACATGTTGGATTTCCCTAATATATCCATCCGTCGTTCGGAATTGCATTTGCCGTTTGCAGCTGtcttgaaaattgaaaagttgaGCGACGTTGTCTTGAGAGCAAATGAGCCacaaatgtttttgttcaatttctATGACGATTGGCTAAAATCCATTTCGCCATATACTGCATTTTCCAGGACCATCTTGATCTTGAGGGCATTAACTATTGATGCCACCAATGCCACTGATATTCTTTGGGCACCCAATGATGAGTACCGAGAACTGCATATCTGGCCCACACTTTCGGATGCCCAATGGGTCGATAGAGAGTCTAGGTTGAGAGATTTGATTCTTGAAGATTATGCTTCGAAATACGATATTGACGTAAAGACACTTACCCAATCTGAAATTCGAGATTTGATTCTTGGGCAAGATATTAGGGCAGCATCTTTCAGGAGACAACAGATTGCTAATATGGAGAACAGTTCGGGCCAAGACGAAGTACTGAAGAATTTGACTGCGGTTAAGAGCACCACTACAAATATACATGGTGAAAACATTGTTACTGTAACGACCACAAACTATGAGCAAACtacattttcatcaaagaATGAGTGGAGAAACAGGGCATTGGCTAGTAACGCGTTAGCAAGCCACGCACCAGCCATTACAGTGCTGTCCAACGAGTTTAGTGATGATGACGCCTTTACTTATATCGTTCCAAAGAATGTGCTACAGCTACTTGTGCAGATTTCAGACTTGAGGATACAGGTTGGTGCCTATTTGTATGGTAAATCGCCTGCGGACCATCCTGATATCAAGGAGATCAAATGTATAGCCTTGGTTCCTCAGTTGGGAAGCTCAAACTCTATCAAGCTTTCTCAAAGGAAACCCGAAGCTGAAGGATATTTACAAGAGCAGAATCTAGAGCTATTAGGTTGGATTCACACGCTGTCGGAGCGTCTTGATTATATGAGTCCGAATGATATTACCTTACTGGCACGTATTTCTGAGGTATATGATCCGCACTATATATGTATGACGGCATCATTCTCGCCAGGATCGATACATGTTGTTGGTTACGAAATGACCCCGGAAGGGTTCGCTTGGGGTAAGAGCAATAGTGATATGATTTCAGAGAAGCCCGCTGGCTTTTCGGAAGAATTTTCGAAAAAGAGCCAGTTGCTTATTTCTGACAAAATTGTGGGAACTTATATGGTCCCCGAAGATGAGATATGGAACTATTTTTTCATGGGTTCGTTGTTTAACGAAACGCACTCGTATGCCATGAAAGTTGATAAGCCGCTATCATTTTATGACGCGTTGCATAGACCAGTTCATTTTACAACGTTTTCACGCTTGGATGCTAcaaaggaggaggaagccAATCAAGAAGATCAGTTTGCTTAG